The Mauremys reevesii isolate NIE-2019 linkage group 7, ASM1616193v1, whole genome shotgun sequence genome includes the window GCATCCTCACCAGTGACAAAGGTTTTGCTGACCAAATTAGGCACTGACTCACAAAGACACCACCACATTCTCTTCTAGTTATGCCCTCAGTGACACTTGTGAAAACCTTGCATCATCCATGGGCTTACACGGGTGTACCTGATGGAAACAATGAATTAACTATTTTAAAGGTATGTTAACATCTTCTATCCAATTTTACCAGTTGAAACTGTTGGGTACTCTCTTAGTTTAAGATAGTTTTCTTGACAATCAAAGCCATAGTATTGTTATTATTTGCTGGTAAGATAATTTTTTATCCCGTACTAACCCAAACAAGAAAACTTTTAGGCTTAACTCTATATTGACGTCCAATTTCTGTTTTATAAACTTATTGACTCCCAAAAATGTTAGTTACTGGATATTTTCAGAAATCATGAGCCAATGAGAGCTATCTACAGTATCATGGATTCAGTGTTTAAGATAGATTGTAGTTTCTAGAAAGTGGACATGGAGGCAGGATATTGCAATATTATAACAACATACTGGCTGTCCAGAAGGGAAGACATTTGTGTGTCAAGTCATGGctaatcattttaaaataatggtgTTGGCAAAATACCAGAGATGATCACATTCTCTACCACCCTGAGTGAAGTACTGTAAATGCTACAAGAATGTTGAAAAGCAAGAGAGAAATAGAAAGTGTGAATATCTTAGCAGAAGAAAAAGTCACAAGGTAAATGAGATATTCTTTAAAGTAATCTTGTATAACTAAGGATTGAAGTACATTATTGTTTTTATCATAAAAAACAATATTGCATTTTGTAGAAACGTATTATCTGATGAGTTGACATATCTTCTTTTACAGGAGCCTTGCAAACAATAATCTCCAGACACTTCCAAAAGACATATTCAAAGGGCTGGATTCTTTAACAAATGTGTAAGAAATTAGCAATTTCTTATTTTCAGACACTATGGTTAGAAAAAACAGGCCATTGCCTATTGGTGATGACTGCAAGATATTGTAAAGTACTTGATTTGGAATTTTGGGTATATTAATTTTCACCTCTCTTTTAACTACTTTAATGATGTAAAATATACAAGATAGACCTAGTAACAGGACACTCCTATGACCCAGTGGACATTCAGACAGTGGGGGGATGCTATCACATTGGTGGGCGAAGGCGGTAGATGcaagggtggatttgatttatgTTTATTCCTGTCAATAATTGTATATTGTATAATATTTCCCAGATAAGATTATATAAAATAAGAATTCTGTATTGTCATAATCCCAATAATATGATACTTATGGCCATTGAAATTAGAAAAAGACACATCCTTCGTAATGCAAAGACGACATGATATGAAAGCAGGGAGAAGAATACTTGATGAAAATGAGAACATTTCAGGTTTCCAATATAATCTAACAGGAGGCTATGTTTAAACGCAATGATCATTTAAAATCTCAGTACAAGTACACTACTTTACACCTGGCTAACTCAAATTGCaaccaaaacaaaatgtaaactagttttaaattttaaatttgtaaACCAAAGTATCTTAAATATTTGTAAAAGTACAAGATTTATTTTTGAAATATATCTTTGGACCAGATCTTGCTGTCATTCCACTGGAAGAGTCCCATTAGAGACAACGTGCAAAATTCTGGCTCCCCAAGTATACTCACACAGAAGTTAGACTCAGTAGATACCTAATGTTCCCTGCACCAGTAAGTCCTGGAGCTGGCCCAATGACACTCCACGGCTATGTAGGACATAGATAGCCAAGTTGCTATCAGGCTGCTTTCCTCACCCCTGCATGCCTTCTAGAATCTGACAACAGGCACCATGGGGTTTTGCACTGCTTCTgttagcagcagttctgcaatACCCCAGTACAGTTCTTCATTCACACTCTCCAGTACTCCCTGAGGCCTTCTTCCGGAGTCTGCCAAGTGTATGTAGAATGCCTTCGAACACCGTCAGTCAGCCACTACAGTTCCCCATATACCCAGTGCTCTTCACAGGGCACCCAGTTCTGCAAGGCATTTGACACCTCCTACATAATGTGAGTTGAGGGTCTCAGCATCTTGGAAGAGGCACTCAGTATCTTCCAAAGGCCATAGTTTAACTTAAAAGGGAGTTCAGGTTATAGCCCTTATGACCCTAAATGAGCATGTTTAAAtgaggaagagaagaaaaagggGTAAAGCTGAGGAACTGTCCACTGACCACTAAATTAATCTATCATGTCACAGTAATTGTCACTGTGTCATCTATAATGTTCTTGTTGGGAAACGCTAAACaataagaaacaaaaaaacccaagattTGGGCCAAAAATAGGGACAGGTTATCAGTAAAATATGGAAGAGCAGATACTTCCACTGATTCCCCAACCTAAGTTTGTCTTGATTTCCTTAGTATAATTGAAACTATTTAAGTTTTTGCAAGTAGTTTTAACAAACTGTTGTGTTGTTTTTAGTTGTATGGGTTTATTTAATTGGTTCAGGACAAATTAATTcaggaaaggtttcagagtagcagctgtgttagtctgcatccacaaaaagaacaggagtacttgtggcaccttagagactaacaaatttatttcagcataagctttcgtgcatccgaagaagtgagctgtagcccacgaaagcttatgctgaaataaatttgttagtctctaaggtgtcacaagtactcctgttcttaattcagggaagtccagCATTCTCAGAAGAGAAAGCAAGAAAATAGTCATTTTATAAAAGTCCTTGTAATTTTAGTCCTGTGATGTTGCGGAAAACAACAGCTAATTCATCATTTTCAGTGTGTGAGTTTATGTTTTTACAGGGATCTTAGAGGGAACACATTTAATTGTGACTGCAAACTGAAATGGTTAGTGGAATGGCTGGGCAGCACCAATGCAACAGTTGAAGACATTTATTGCGAAAGTCCACCAGAATATAAGAAGCGTAAAATCAATAGCCTCTCTCCAAAGGAATTTGATTGTATTATTACAGGTAATGTGTTCCAAATTATTACACCTCATTACTTTAAAATCAAGGCTATATTTTCTAATTAAGGGTCCAATTCTGCAAGCAGTCTGCCTATGGACCTCTCGCTGAGTCAACAGGAATTCCTTGAAGATTCAGGCCTGATATAGGAACCATTTGGTGCATCTATTACTACAGTCTTTACTCAGACTTTAGTGGGAGATTTGTCTATGTAATAATTGCAGAATCTGGACTATAACTGTAACAGGTAACCACCTGTATCTGTTCAGAAAGAATAAGCAGACTTTAAAATTCTGTCTTATTAGCAGGAAAACTAGACTACTTATTACAtgtattctttaaaaataaattagtatCAATTAATATGACATTATTTTAATATGGTGAAAAAATACATGTGGAAAGAAATGCCACCTTTAATTATCAAATGTTATGTGCACTTTTGCAGAATTTGCTGTTTATGAATCCCTGCCATATCAGTCTCTGTCAGTAGATACTTTCTCCTACATGAATGATGAGCATGTGGTTATTGCTCAACCTTTTACTGGAAAATGCATCTTTCTTGAATGGGACCATGTAGAAGGGTCTTTCAGGAATTATGACAACATTACAGGTATGAATAACGCATGCCAAATAACATTACATTACCTGATCTAAAAGACAGTGCTAACATTGTCCTTTATCTTTCATTTTGTAGGTACTTCAACTGTTGTGTGTAAGCCCATAATTATTGAGACTCAGCTGTATGTCATTGTTGCCCAGCTCTTTGGAGGCTCCCATATTTACAAGAGAGATATTTTTGCTAATAAGTTTATAAAAATTCAAGATATTGAAATTCTTAAAATCCGAAAACCCAATGACATCGAAACTTTCAGGATTGCAGAAGACTGGTATTTTGTTGTTGCAGACAGTTCAAAAGCTGGCTTTACCACAGTTTACAAATGGAATGGAAATGGATTTTACTCCCATCAGTCTCTGCACGCGTGGTACAGAGATACTGATGTGGAGTATCTTGAAATAGCCGGCAAACCTCATTTAATTCTGTCGAGTAGTTCCCAAAGGCCTGTAATATACCAATGGAACAAAGGAACAACTGAATTTATTAAGCGTCTTGAGATCCAAGATATGGAGGATGTGTATGCAGTGAAACACTTCAGAGTGAAAGAGGATGTGTACATTTGTTTAACAAGATTTATTGGTGATTCCAAAGTAATGAAATGGGGAGGTTCAGCATTTCTGGATTTACAAAGAATGCCATCCCGAGGGTCAATGGTATTCCAGCCTCTTCAGATAAGCAATTATCAATATGCCATTCTTGGAAGTGATTATTCTTTTACTCAAGTCTATTATTGGGATACTGAAAAAGCAAAATTTGTGAAGTTTCAAGAATTAAACATACAGGCACCAAGATCTTTCACACACGTTTCCATTGATAAACGCAATTTTCTCTTTGCTTCAAGTTTTAAGGGAACTACATTAATTTATAAACATGTCATAGTTGACTTAAGTGCATGACACTCATAATTCTGAGATTACATCAGACTTTCTACCATAAGTGGACAAAATGAACTAAATGCATGATGACTCTTATCCTACTTCCAGATGAATGCCTTTAAAAGTTGAGATTGCTAGAACAAAGTATTACTAGTATCTTCATCTTTAATTGTCAAGTCTAGTGGTGTTGGAAGTTgcattttttaacaaaaagaaattaaattgtTAACTTTTCTTTGCATCCACAATATGTAAATATGCGTGCAACTGCATCTGTTGCTAAAAGTATTAAGATGTacttttccatttatttattcACCTGTTCGACAACAACTGCCAaataaaatgtttacattttcTGTCTTTCACATTCCAATTATGATTATTTACAGGTGATAATTTTTATTtgtgtatatattatacacaTATATAATAAACAACAAGGTGTGTTGTACATGGCAGTGTTTTTCTTAGGTGTTTCTTTTAATATTATAAGCCACAACAATAAAACATAAGTGGTTTATACATGTAATCACAACCACATGATAAAGATACTGCAACCATATAACTGGTCCTATGCAGACAGACCCTTGCATTCATGTGGAGCTCCACTTGCTTAAATGGGACTCACACTGACATAAGTATGGATCTGATTTCAGGATGGGGCTTTATATTGGGTACAGTTGGGAATTCTTGATTTTTGAATAATGTATGGAGTAATCAGAAGAATAAGTCTTGTTATCAAGGCTTTTGTGCTGCTCCAGTAGGAGGAGCAGATAACAGGTCATGTCATATGTGACAACATTGTTCTATACAGTAAAAGAAAGCTAAGAGCACATCTTATTTTTCAGCaacagagagtcttgtggcacctttaagactaacagatgtattggagcataagctttcgtggatgaatacccactttgtcagatgcatcacccacgaaagcttatgctccaatacatctgttagtcttaaaggtgccacaagactctctgttgctttttacagatccagactaacacagctacccctctgatacttatttttCAATTAACATCTTTTCTATAGCTGAAGTTCAACACATAATTTGCATGAAATTCTTTGTAATTTTATCAGTCAAGTCTTTTTAGTGTGTTTGCAATTATTTAATCTTCAGCAAGTTTCTCCAGTCCTCTGAATGTGGTTAAGTGAAGACATTTTTCTGCTATCTTGCACTAAAGTTCAGGAAAAGATATTGTCTAGAATTGGGGAGTTTTAAATGTAACGGGACAAACTCAAAGTGTGTGTAAGCAGGTGCAATTCCACCTAAGTTACCAATCTGCTCTTAAATTACACCAGCTCTGAATTTGACCTCAAAATCTATTAAAAGATTACAGATAATGTAATCTTGTGTAAATATATCATGTGTCTAATCTGTGAGACACTAGTGTCCAGATCCTATTGTTGAAGAGCATTGGAAGAACGCAGGAAAGGAATACAAAAATCATTTTAAGTCACATTAGTGGTCCCCGAATGTTAGGCCAAACTATACCAGGCCAGTTCCTCTTGGGCCATTCCCACAGCAAAGGAGCCATTCTGGCAACTGGCGATCACTGGAGCATAAAGGCGCACCAACCACACCCCTTTTCCCCCAGCTACACCCAGTACAGTGGCCTTATTCCATCTAAGGATCCCACCAAACTGAAGAGACCCTCCAGGAACCATATCTGCAAGTTTTAGGGCAGTTTTGCATTGGAAAAGCTGTACAAAACTGCCCTAGCAATTTCTGGGCTCTGGCCTTATACATCCCTACCTTAGATGTAAATACTTAATTTTCACTGATATAAATCTCATGCAACCCTATTGACTTTGGGTTTTATgaatgaataatcagctgaatgtgagctccccGTACGATGCTGTGGCCAGAAAAGCAAATGTGATCTTGGGATGCATAAGCTGGGGAGTCTTGAGTAGGAGCGGAGAggctattttacctctgtatttggcacaggtacaactgctgctggaatactgtgcatAGCTCTGATGcacacaattcaagaaagatgttgttAAATTGGAGCGGGTTCAGGGAAGAggcacaagaatgattaaaagattagaaaacatgccttacagtgatagacttaaggagctcaatctatttagcttaaagagAAGATTTAAAGGGGTGACTTgtttacagtctataagtatctacatgggggacaaatttaataatggactcttcaggtctagcagagaaaggtgtaacatgatccaatgcggaagttgaaattagacaaatATTAGACAAATTTTTTATTGGGAAgagtaaccattggaacaatttaccaaaggtcataGAGAATCCactatcactgaccatttttaaaattcagattgGATGATTTTCTACAATATATTccccaggaattattttggggaatttctatggcctgtgttatacagaaagtCTGACTAGATGataacaatggtcccttctagccttagaatctatgaatgtaactgagggcagaagtTGACCCAGTACATGGAATACCTTCTGTATAAACTTAAATATCAGTGCTGTTATATTCTTGTTTTCAGGCTCAGACATGCAAAATTTATCTCCTAATTTCTCAGGTGTTGTTCGATACCTTGCAATAATGTGCCCATCATCAGGAATGtctgtaacattttaaaatgtgattttctgtaatgctttccaTGGAATATTCCTGGCATCAAACTGATTCCTGAAAAATGCCAAAGTATGGACATGTTCTTGCGTGGAACGTTTCTCCAAAGAATGAAACTGAAATAATTACTTTAACGTATTAGAGTTTTCCCCCCATTTTGTGGACTGCAAAAGGAACAATCTTAGTACTAGTGCCACTTCCAAAGCCCTGGGCAAGATTCACCGTGCACACAAATGAGTGAGGGCTATTTTGATTTAGCTTTTACGGCACTGGAAAAAGTTGAATGCTAAGAATGACATTAGTAATACTTGACTAGTGCTGACAGGTCAACAATAGTGTCAATTCTAGAAACATTGAACCAAATTAATCTCTGTcatgactccattgacttcagtggaattataccAGTTGCAGATTTAGCCAGTGTAATTTAAGAAGTGCTATTTCATGGAGCGACTTAAAATGAATATATTTCAGGAAGTATAGGTATTAGTTTAGATATCCACAGGGAGTCATGTGGCCTTATATTTTAATTCCCATATTTAAAATATAAGTACTAAATTTGTAACATTTACAATAGGAAGACTGACTGGCAAACATGAGTTTCATGATATGAGTGTCTTATTTAAATCACACAAACTAATCCTGCAAATTGCTCTGCATAGGTGGTCCATTGTGCACACACAGAGCCCAAAGGAGCAAGGGTTCACTCACacagagcagcttgcaggatgaAAGCCGCAGTCACATTCTCTTCCTTTACACCACTAGGAGGCTTGACAAATATAGTTGAAAAGCAATCTTTAAGAATGAAGAAACATTCATTTTGAAGAGTATGTTCTCTGTTATCTTCTACACTTAAACACAGGGTTTTCTACCTTAAACTAAAATATTGTTTGATTTtaaaagtcagaaaaaaaatcattctatCTAAACAATGTTACTTTAACAAGTTATGATATATTCTACTGAATGTGGTGGTAGCTGAATTTAAGTAGAAATGGACATCTATACATCTATTACTCAGTTTTATTGGCAGATAATGTAGCATTACCCACTCAGACATTGTGATCAGTACCCACAGTTGTGCTGTTAGAAGGCCGCATTTCAGGGAATTAAATGGCAAAGCCAGCCAGCTACATTCTCAGTGCTGTAGTGATGTAACTGTATTCTCAAGTTAGCACTTCCTGGAAAAATATGAAGGGCTTCTGGGAATTTACTGTTTCCCCCTGTGTTTAGAGGAATTAGAGTTTGAAAGAGTACCAATGACACACCTAAATTGCAGTACACAGTAATTAGAAAACTAGAGGTATAGCTTAAGATGGTATTGGGTATCAATCTAATATGCTGTTTAGTCATGTTACTGATCTGAtagtcccttttaaaaaaaagttacctttAATCGGGAACTGGTGATTTGGGAGATTTTAGATGATATCTGGGAGTTTCTAGAAGTTAAGACCTCAAGCCTAAATCTGTTCTCTTAGGAAAAGCATTTTCTCTAACTACTCTGTTAGAAACTGGATTTCACAGGCTCTATATTTAATTTGCTACTATACAGAGACAGCATTTCATTGCACCACATACAGAATGGGGTACTTTTAGCATAGAACTCAGGACAGTTGAGCAATCCTTAAAGTGCAGCAGAGTAGAGTTTCAGTAGGCAACTTTCCATGATGTATACTCCCACCTTCAAGAGACAGTTAAAGTGCTCTGTCTTTATGAACCCTTGCATGGAATTCCCATTGttgtcagtgggagttctgtgcaAAGAGTATGCTGCTGTGTTTACACTATTTTGCTGAGACTTGCTTAAAAACAATGTAATTGCTTCTTCTTCCAACATAAGGTGTTATTTCAAGCTGCCTGGTGTGGTCTGTGGTTTAATTGTTTATTGAGCTCCTTAACAGAAATGGCTGACAGACAATAGGCAAATACCAAATGTACTTCAGAAAATAAGGAATACTGAAGGTTATTAATGGATGCACCTAGAGATCAGTTTTCTTACATAACTATTGATCATTAATACTGCTGATGTCATTTCATGTCTAAGACCTATAATAAAATTCCATCAGTAGTTGTATACCTACAACTCTTAGTTACTAtcttgaaattttaaaatgatgTACAGTTATAAAGGAATACACAAATAAACTCCCTTGTgttgggaggggtgtgtgtgtgtgcgcgcgcacatacacacatacacacctgaTTTACATCATGTAAATATTTATCTTTACATCACCTAAACTTGTGAGTTTCATGAATAGCATGGAAAATAAGATACAATGTATTACCCTCTCATTCTAGTAATTTTCAGGTAGAAGATATTCCACTATGCACTATtccaatgaagtgggctatagcccacaaaagcttatactcaaataaatttgttagtctctaaggagccacaagtactcctgttctttttgctgatacagactaacacggctgctactctgaaacctattcccACAGAAATTCACCGATGAAAGTCTTCTTGCTCTAaagaaaattaaatgtaaaaatggaAACAAGAAAGACTACATTTGCGCGTCATTTCTATCTGTATTTTATTACCTTTTAATTAgaattttctttttcctcttttttcttaTTTCTTGCCTTTTTCTCTGAATGGTTGATAACTACCATAAATCCAAATATATTTGGGGATGGAAAATAATCACAGTTAATGTGTAATATGCTTTGATATGTTCCTAGTGGAAGCTAAATGTTTAAGTGTGTATTTATGTCCATTACAATTTATTGTATTAGTATTTaatggaaaattaaattaaattaaagtcaGTGTTtgactttggctaaacagaaatgtgtccctttgcaaagtgagcagagatgcctcgtacttgtgtgaacagtgcagataacttctgctatgttagtggtgaagtgacttttgcatcacaaaagtgcagtataaccactatggttaagaaagcctctcacctttattttggctgcaaaattggagatcaggacaagaggtgggccccacccatatgctgcaacacttgtgcaacaaatcttcgccagtggttgaacaggaaaaggaaatctatgccttttgcagtgccagtgatttggagagagccaacagatcataccagcaattcttacttctgcatggtgcctccagtttggaaaagtgtgtcaaagaagaaaaagtggactgtgcattatccaaacattccatcagctatacgcccagtaccccacggagaaggactgccggttcctgatgcaccagaatcattctcatttgagtcagacgaggaagaggatgaaacttctggtcctgaaccatcaacgtcacaggacccacattttctcccatcctcctcctctgaaccacacctc containing:
- the LGI1 gene encoding leucine-rich glioma-inactivated protein 1 isoform X3, whose amino-acid sequence is MQVFFFSPSLQLVGFSPSYSTSQVPSLSSTLPESFVRSAFTKIPEGSFLLTPSLQLLLFTSNSFDVISDDAFMGLPHLEYLFIENNSIKSISRNSFRGLKSLIHLSLANNNLQTLPKDIFKGLDSLTNVDLRGNTFNCDCKLKWLVEWLGSTNATVEDIYCESPPEYKKRKINSLSPKEFDCIITEFAVYESLPYQSLSVDTFSYMNDEHVVIAQPFTGKCIFLEWDHVEGSFRNYDNITGTSTVVCKPIIIETQLYVIVAQLFGGSHIYKRDIFANKFIKIQDIEILKIRKPNDIETFRIAEDWYFVVADSSKAGFTTVYKWNGNGFYSHQSLHAWYRDTDVEYLEIAGKPHLILSSSSQRPVIYQWNKGTTEFIKRLEIQDMEDVYAVKHFRVKEDVYICLTRFIGDSKVMKWGGSAFLDLQRMPSRGSMVFQPLQISNYQYAILGSDYSFTQVYYWDTEKAKFVKFQELNIQAPRSFTHVSIDKRNFLFASSFKGTTLIYKHVIVDLSA
- the LGI1 gene encoding leucine-rich glioma-inactivated protein 1 isoform X5; amino-acid sequence: MGLPHLEYLFIENNSIKSISRNSFRGLKSLIHLSLANNNLQTLPKDIFKGLDSLTNVDLRGNTFNCDCKLKWLVEWLGSTNATVEDIYCESPPEYKKRKINSLSPKEFDCIITEFAVYESLPYQSLSVDTFSYMNDEHVVIAQPFTGKCIFLEWDHVEGSFRNYDNITGTSTVVCKPIIIETQLYVIVAQLFGGSHIYKRDIFANKFIKIQDIEILKIRKPNDIETFRIAEDWYFVVADSSKAGFTTVYKWNGNGFYSHQSLHAWYRDTDVEYLEIAGKPHLILSSSSQRPVIYQWNKGTTEFIKRLEIQDMEDVYAVKHFRVKEDVYICLTRFIGDSKVMKWGGSAFLDLQRMPSRGSMVFQPLQISNYQYAILGSDYSFTQVYYWDTEKAKFVKFQELNIQAPRSFTHVSIDKRNFLFASSFKGTTLIYKHVIVDLSA
- the LGI1 gene encoding leucine-rich glioma-inactivated protein 1 isoform X2, whose amino-acid sequence is MGNASRPFRRIAYFLCLLCMLLLTEGKKSVKPKCPASCTCTKDNALCENARSIPTSVPPDVISLSFVRSAFTKIPEGSFLLTPSLQLLFIENNSIKSISRNSFRGLKSLIHLSLANNNLQTLPKDIFKGLDSLTNVDLRGNTFNCDCKLKWLVEWLGSTNATVEDIYCESPPEYKKRKINSLSPKEFDCIITEFAVYESLPYQSLSVDTFSYMNDEHVVIAQPFTGKCIFLEWDHVEGSFRNYDNITGTSTVVCKPIIIETQLYVIVAQLFGGSHIYKRDIFANKFIKIQDIEILKIRKPNDIETFRIAEDWYFVVADSSKAGFTTVYKWNGNGFYSHQSLHAWYRDTDVEYLEIAGKPHLILSSSSQRPVIYQWNKGTTEFIKRLEIQDMEDVYAVKHFRVKEDVYICLTRFIGDSKVMKWGGSAFLDLQRMPSRGSMVFQPLQISNYQYAILGSDYSFTQVYYWDTEKAKFVKFQELNIQAPRSFTHVSIDKRNFLFASSFKGTTLIYKHVIVDLSA
- the LGI1 gene encoding leucine-rich glioma-inactivated protein 1 isoform X1 — its product is MGNASRPFRRIAYFLCLLCMLLLTEGKKSVKPKCPASCTCTKDNALCENARSIPTSVPPDVISLSFVRSAFTKIPEGSFLLTPSLQLLLFTSNSFDVISDDAFMGLPHLEYLFIENNSIKSISRNSFRGLKSLIHLSLANNNLQTLPKDIFKGLDSLTNVDLRGNTFNCDCKLKWLVEWLGSTNATVEDIYCESPPEYKKRKINSLSPKEFDCIITEFAVYESLPYQSLSVDTFSYMNDEHVVIAQPFTGKCIFLEWDHVEGSFRNYDNITGTSTVVCKPIIIETQLYVIVAQLFGGSHIYKRDIFANKFIKIQDIEILKIRKPNDIETFRIAEDWYFVVADSSKAGFTTVYKWNGNGFYSHQSLHAWYRDTDVEYLEIAGKPHLILSSSSQRPVIYQWNKGTTEFIKRLEIQDMEDVYAVKHFRVKEDVYICLTRFIGDSKVMKWGGSAFLDLQRMPSRGSMVFQPLQISNYQYAILGSDYSFTQVYYWDTEKAKFVKFQELNIQAPRSFTHVSIDKRNFLFASSFKGTTLIYKHVIVDLSA
- the LGI1 gene encoding leucine-rich glioma-inactivated protein 1 isoform X4, whose protein sequence is MGNASRPFRRIAYFLCLLCMLLLTEGKKSVKPKCPASCTCTKDNALCENARSIPTSVPPDVISLSFVRSAFTKIPEGSFLLTPSLQLLLFTSNSFDVISDDAFMGLPHLEYLFIENNSIKSISRNSFRGLKSLIHLSLANNNLQTLPKDIFKGLDSLTNVDLRGNTFNCDCKLKWLVEWLGSTNATVEDIYCESPPEYKKRKINSLSPKEFDCIITGTSTVVCKPIIIETQLYVIVAQLFGGSHIYKRDIFANKFIKIQDIEILKIRKPNDIETFRIAEDWYFVVADSSKAGFTTVYKWNGNGFYSHQSLHAWYRDTDVEYLEIAGKPHLILSSSSQRPVIYQWNKGTTEFIKRLEIQDMEDVYAVKHFRVKEDVYICLTRFIGDSKVMKWGGSAFLDLQRMPSRGSMVFQPLQISNYQYAILGSDYSFTQVYYWDTEKAKFVKFQELNIQAPRSFTHVSIDKRNFLFASSFKGTTLIYKHVIVDLSA